The nucleotide sequence AGTTGCTTCGTAAGATGGTGCGTCGATACGATCGGGAAAGGTTAAGAATTTCTAtccatttaatatttcgaattttattgTTTCTGCAACACATATTAAAACTGAGATTATAATTTAAGTAGAGATGCACTTATTACTGGATTATTCAAACTTTTATTTTGGAAAATTATATACACTTTGGTTTATTTACATTTACTTGCTTTCAACCTGTATTAGGATTTTAAAATCCTGGTAATAATTCGTGTGTATTAACCCCATTCTTTAAAAGTTGAGGTATTTGCTAGGCTTTCTGGCGTAATAGGCCATAACGATGGTGGTAACATTGCATAATCGTGCATTTCCAGTGGTCTATACCACGTGGGATAATTAAGTTCCTCTGAACCGCTTGAATTTGCATTAGGTTCAAAATATTCTTTAATAATATCGTCAGGATTCGGCCAGCCATTTTCAGGCGTAAACTGTGATCTTGACTGGTTTCTTGTTTCAACTGTAAATAAAACTCGTGCAACTATACGGTATAAGATTattcttattttaaaaataaccaTGATTGTTACCAAGATGTTGTAGTTCCCATATCATGTGAGGTGTGTAATGGGAAAATCTGCATCCAAGACCGAATGCACAATCACCGATGGTTAAATAACGTTTACATGGCGTTTTTGCACATTCTTCctttaatataatttctgggtctacaaatattaataaaatacaatgtctATACGATTAATACTAAAACATAGTAATGAACATTTTAAGGTTATGTTCGCaacttatttaatattatagcgATTTGAAACGTTTTAGAAgtataaagttattaaacaattacCTTTGTACATATTGTAATGATCTGCGCGATTTTTTGCATGTTGCAAACTCGAAAGGTGTTTTTTTCTAGCTTCTG is from Colletes latitarsis isolate SP2378_abdomen chromosome 4, iyColLati1, whole genome shotgun sequence and encodes:
- the LOC143341157 gene encoding zinc finger matrin-type protein 5 encodes the protein MGKRYYCAYCDRSFKDDPEARKKHLSSLQHAKNRADHYNMYKDPEIILKEECAKTPCKRYLTIGDCAFGLGCRFSHYTPHMIWELQHLVETRNQSRSQFTPENGWPNPDDIIKEYFEPNANSSGSEELNYPTWYRPLEMHDYAMLPPSLWPITPESLANTSTFKEWG